One Paenibacillus sp. FSL H7-0737 DNA segment encodes these proteins:
- a CDS encoding acyl-CoA thioesterase has translation MELERAGLPSRWYKSTLRVRYQESDQMGVVYHANYLNWFESGRTEMFRQVGFTYRELEKQGVLLPVTSADLQFKSPARYDDLISVYARMTTFSALRVVFEYQVRRLSEEEGGNSEDLLATLGELRSMDPPGELLVTGTTSHVWVNQEWRPARLDRALPELFHAIKEALREEGGSV, from the coding sequence ATGGAATTAGAACGAGCTGGCTTGCCCAGCCGATGGTATAAGTCGACCCTGCGTGTTCGCTATCAGGAAAGTGATCAGATGGGTGTCGTGTATCATGCGAATTATTTGAACTGGTTTGAGTCTGGTCGTACGGAGATGTTTCGTCAGGTTGGTTTTACTTATCGCGAACTTGAGAAACAAGGCGTCCTACTTCCTGTCACCTCAGCAGATTTGCAATTTAAAAGTCCGGCGCGATATGATGATCTTATCTCCGTGTATGCGCGAATGACTACCTTCTCAGCGTTACGAGTCGTATTTGAGTATCAAGTGCGGAGGCTTTCGGAAGAAGAAGGTGGAAATTCAGAAGATTTATTGGCTACTCTAGGGGAGTTGCGGTCGATGGATCCACCTGGGGAGCTGCTGGTTACCGGCACGACAAGTCATGTTTGGGTGAACCAGGAATGGAGGCCTGCTAGGCTGGATAGAGCCCTTCCAGAGCTCTTTCACGCAATAAAAGAGGCGCTGCGGGAAGAAGGGGGTTCAGTATGA
- a CDS encoding FxsA family protein: MIRSKWLWAGLFIIPAVELFGFIYVADQLGAFKTLLLMLTTSVIGLLMMRFEGKKVLQDSRTHMQEGRVPGRTMLDGLCIFFGGLLLILPGFVTDIVGFTLVFPLTRPLYRIFLLKWIEKKMKNGTFTFYRR, translated from the coding sequence ATGATTAGAAGCAAATGGTTATGGGCTGGACTATTTATTATTCCTGCTGTGGAATTATTCGGTTTTATCTACGTAGCAGATCAACTTGGAGCATTTAAAACGTTGCTGCTTATGCTGACCACTTCAGTAATCGGTCTACTAATGATGCGATTTGAAGGTAAGAAGGTGCTGCAGGACAGCAGAACACATATGCAGGAGGGCCGCGTTCCTGGTCGGACGATGCTGGATGGTTTATGTATTTTTTTCGGAGGATTGCTACTGATATTGCCGGGTTTCGTAACCGATATTGTCGGTTTCACGCTAGTATTTCCATTGACTCGGCCTTTGTACCGTATATTTTTGCTGAAGTGGATTGAGAAGAAGATGAAGAATGGCACCTTCACCTTTTACCGTCGGTAG
- the ytvI gene encoding sporulation integral membrane protein YtvI, whose product MDRLVLKRLLRGLWVVLATSILLLAIYLLLPLLYPLLLAWLLAYIMHPLVLILKGFKLPSWLAVSLALLFYIGGITLVLTAMITRLVKELIVLLQTFNLHTDQWKDLLMSLSQNASIQNIINQINQFYRDNPDYHATIDSNISRTTETVGYAVTQVVTGFFNVILKLISALPSLGTILIVVVLAAFFISTSWERHNDKLTGWLPTVFLKPVSDIWRDLRRALFGYLRAQVILISITAIIVVIGLLLLGVKSAFAIGLMIGFVDLLPYLGVGIVMLPWALYSYMTDNLALGIGLSILYAVILITRQVLEPKVLASSIGLDPLAMLIGMFAGLQLFGMLGLIIGPVVLVVLVAFNRAGVFRALHSYIVSGRLR is encoded by the coding sequence ATGGATCGTTTGGTATTAAAAAGACTGCTGCGCGGCCTGTGGGTCGTTCTAGCAACTTCCATCCTCCTGCTCGCAATCTATTTATTACTTCCGCTGTTATACCCCCTGTTGCTCGCTTGGCTGCTCGCATATATCATGCATCCATTAGTACTTATTCTTAAAGGCTTTAAATTACCAAGCTGGCTTGCGGTATCACTTGCACTGCTATTTTATATAGGCGGAATCACACTAGTCTTAACCGCGATGATTACAAGACTCGTAAAAGAATTAATCGTCTTGCTGCAAACCTTTAATCTCCACACCGACCAATGGAAGGATCTTCTGATGTCCTTAAGCCAGAATGCAAGCATTCAGAACATCATCAACCAGATTAATCAATTCTACCGAGACAATCCTGACTATCATGCTACGATTGACAGCAACATCAGCAGAACAACGGAAACTGTAGGTTACGCAGTCACGCAAGTGGTCACGGGATTTTTTAATGTAATATTGAAACTGATCTCCGCACTTCCTAGTTTGGGTACGATTCTTATCGTGGTTGTCCTTGCTGCCTTCTTCATTAGTACGAGTTGGGAGCGTCATAATGATAAACTTACAGGCTGGCTGCCGACAGTATTCCTAAAGCCTGTGTCAGATATCTGGAGAGATTTACGCAGAGCGCTCTTCGGTTATCTACGCGCCCAGGTCATCCTCATCTCAATCACAGCGATCATTGTAGTAATCGGGCTGCTGCTGCTGGGTGTGAAGTCTGCATTTGCTATCGGCTTAATGATTGGCTTTGTGGATCTACTACCTTATCTCGGTGTGGGAATTGTGATGCTGCCTTGGGCGTTATATTCTTATATGACGGACAATCTGGCACTAGGGATAGGACTATCCATACTTTACGCTGTTATTCTTATTACCCGGCAGGTGCTTGAGCCGAAAGTGCTCGCCAGCAGCATAGGACTCGATCCCCTTGCCATGTTAATTGGCATGTTCGCCGGTCTGCAGTTGTTCGGTATGCTAGGGCTGATCATCGGCCCCGTTGTCCTAGTAGTCCTTGTTGCCTTTAACCGAGCGGGTGTATTCCGAGCTTTGCACAGCTACATTGTTAGCGGCAGATTAAGATAG